A genomic stretch from Hymenobacter psoromatis includes:
- a CDS encoding AraC family transcriptional regulator — MRQFKTISEFHEFLQLPKPQHPLLSVLDVGTVPHQYGEEPVSMALDFYSISVKRMRNVRVKYGQHPFDFNEGILSFMSPNQVFSMATANKDEAVEKSGWVIYIHPDFIWNTPLATTIKQYDFWDYSLHEALFLSAKEEATILNIILAIEQEYSSAIDRFSKQIIISQLEGLLNYANWFYHRQFITREKANHQVLERLEELLHDYFASANGAKRGLPTVQYVAEYLHLSPKYLSNLLREVTGQNTQQHLHAQLIAKAKERLSTTTLTVSEIAYELGFEHLPSFSKLFKTKTNLSPLEFRASFT; from the coding sequence ATGAGGCAGTTTAAAACGATAAGCGAATTTCACGAATTTTTGCAGCTACCGAAGCCGCAGCACCCGCTCCTCAGCGTGTTGGATGTGGGCACCGTGCCGCACCAGTATGGCGAGGAGCCAGTTAGCATGGCGCTGGATTTTTATTCTATCTCGGTCAAAAGAATGCGAAACGTCCGGGTAAAGTATGGGCAGCATCCGTTCGATTTCAATGAGGGTATCCTGTCTTTTATGTCGCCCAACCAGGTGTTTAGCATGGCGACCGCGAACAAAGACGAGGCAGTAGAAAAATCAGGCTGGGTGATTTACATCCATCCTGATTTTATCTGGAATACGCCGTTGGCTACCACCATCAAGCAATACGATTTTTGGGATTATTCGCTCCACGAAGCCTTATTTCTTTCGGCCAAGGAAGAAGCAACTATCCTGAATATTATTCTGGCGATTGAGCAGGAGTATAGTTCTGCTATTGACCGGTTTAGCAAGCAAATCATCATCTCGCAACTGGAAGGTTTGCTGAATTATGCGAACTGGTTTTACCATCGCCAGTTCATTACCCGCGAAAAAGCCAACCACCAGGTACTGGAACGCCTGGAAGAGCTGCTGCACGATTATTTTGCCAGCGCTAATGGTGCAAAAAGAGGCTTGCCGACCGTGCAGTACGTGGCCGAATACCTGCACTTGTCGCCGAAGTATCTGAGTAATCTGCTGCGTGAAGTAACCGGGCAAAATACCCAGCAGCACCTTCACGCCCAGCTGATTGCCAAAGCCAAAGAAAGATTATCGACCACGACCCTGACCGTGAGCGAAATCGCCTACGAGTTGGGTTTTGAACATTTACCCTCCTTCAGTAAGCTGTTTAAGACCAAAACGAATCTGTCGCCGCTGGAATTCAGAGCTTCCTTCACGTAA
- a CDS encoding alcohol dehydrogenase, whose product MKAVRIHAFGGPEVLQLEDVARPVPAANEILIKVYASGVNPADWIVRQGGNDFLRSFLKLPMTLGWDAAGIVEEIGSDVTGFQKGDAVYGEPNFPGSGSYAEYCVAKASQFALKPKSISFNEAAGVPLAGLTAWTSIFEQGRLQPGQRILIKGASGGVGSFAVQFAKAKGAYVIGVASASNLDYLKQLGADEVIDYQNQQFEELVHDVDVVFDASPLRDDEERLKSVAVLKAGGILVSVNVDFPFSEGVLAALAKKQAKGELSGSHSGQDWLTEMAQLIDAGKVKIFASKVFSLEQVAEAHRESETWHVRGKLILEISKEDEPL is encoded by the coding sequence ATGAAAGCAGTAAGAATTCATGCGTTTGGCGGACCGGAGGTCCTGCAACTAGAAGACGTAGCGCGGCCGGTGCCAGCGGCCAATGAAATTTTAATCAAGGTGTATGCCAGCGGCGTAAACCCGGCCGACTGGATTGTTCGGCAAGGCGGCAACGACTTTCTGAGGTCTTTCCTGAAACTGCCGATGACCTTAGGCTGGGATGCGGCCGGCATTGTAGAGGAAATAGGTAGCGATGTAACCGGCTTTCAAAAAGGCGATGCCGTGTACGGGGAGCCTAATTTTCCCGGCTCTGGAAGCTACGCGGAATATTGCGTGGCCAAAGCCAGTCAATTTGCTCTCAAGCCTAAAAGCATCAGCTTTAACGAAGCGGCGGGGGTGCCGCTGGCCGGACTCACGGCCTGGACGTCCATTTTTGAGCAAGGCAGGCTACAACCGGGGCAACGCATCTTAATTAAAGGGGCATCGGGGGGGGTAGGAAGCTTCGCGGTGCAGTTTGCCAAGGCCAAAGGGGCCTACGTAATTGGCGTCGCTTCGGCCAGCAACCTGGATTATCTCAAGCAACTCGGAGCCGATGAGGTAATTGACTACCAGAATCAGCAGTTTGAAGAGTTGGTGCATGACGTGGACGTGGTATTTGATGCTTCGCCACTTCGTGACGACGAGGAGCGCTTGAAATCGGTGGCCGTCCTGAAGGCGGGTGGTATCCTGGTGAGCGTCAACGTGGATTTTCCGTTTAGTGAGGGAGTGCTGGCGGCCCTTGCCAAGAAACAAGCAAAAGGCGAGCTTTCGGGTAGTCATTCCGGGCAGGACTGGCTAACCGAAATGGCCCAGTTGATTGATGCCGGTAAAGTAAAGATTTTTGCCAGCAAGGTATTTTCGTTGGAGCAGGTAGCGGAGGCCCACCGCGAAAGCGAAACGTGGCACGTGCGCGGCAAGCTGATATTGGAAATAAGCAAAGAGGACGAACCGTTATGA
- a CDS encoding beta-glucosidase yields MKRLFLLLSGLLLLPALAPAQAARKAPAKAPTPPARFDARQRPRHLTDEQLLDQVQRQTFQYFWVLGERNSGMARERSNSSFDTGPEVVTTGGTGFGIMALIVAAERGWITRPQAAARMNKIVNFLWKADMYHGAFPHWLNGETGHTIRFGIKDDGADIVETSLLYEGLICARQYFTKDTPDETNVRNKILWMWEGVEWNWFTQGGQNVLYWHWSPNNGWSMNHQIHGWNECLITYVLAAASPRYSIDKQVYDQGWATGPEYVNGKRYYDTTLPLGPELGGPLFFSHYSFMGLDPHGLQDAHADYWAQNQAHTTINRAYCVANPKQYKGYGPDCWGLTASDSYQGYAAHSPTEDLGVISPTAALSALPYAPAESMRAMRHFYEDLGDKIWSQYGFYDAFSEQHDWVAGSHLAIDQGPIVVMIENARSGLLWKLFMGSPEAQRGLKKLGFESPHLKGK; encoded by the coding sequence ATGAAACGGCTCTTTCTACTGCTAAGCGGCCTGCTGCTGCTACCGGCCCTGGCCCCGGCGCAGGCGGCGCGCAAAGCCCCGGCCAAGGCCCCTACCCCCCCCGCCCGGTTCGACGCCCGCCAACGGCCGCGCCACCTCACCGACGAGCAGCTCCTGGACCAGGTGCAGCGCCAGACGTTTCAATACTTCTGGGTGCTGGGCGAGCGCAACTCGGGCATGGCCCGCGAGCGCAGCAACTCGTCGTTTGATACCGGGCCAGAAGTGGTGACGACCGGCGGCACGGGCTTTGGCATTATGGCGCTCATCGTGGCCGCCGAGCGGGGCTGGATAACCCGCCCGCAGGCAGCGGCGCGGATGAACAAAATCGTCAACTTTTTGTGGAAGGCCGATATGTATCACGGCGCGTTTCCGCACTGGCTTAATGGCGAGACGGGCCACACTATCCGCTTCGGTATCAAGGATGACGGGGCCGATATTGTCGAGACTTCGCTGCTGTACGAGGGGCTCATCTGCGCCCGACAATATTTCACCAAAGACACGCCCGACGAGACCAACGTGCGCAACAAGATTCTCTGGATGTGGGAGGGCGTGGAGTGGAATTGGTTTACTCAGGGCGGCCAGAACGTGCTGTATTGGCACTGGAGCCCCAACAACGGCTGGAGTATGAACCACCAGATTCACGGCTGGAACGAGTGCCTGATTACCTACGTGCTGGCCGCCGCCTCGCCCCGCTATAGCATTGACAAGCAAGTGTATGACCAGGGCTGGGCCACCGGCCCCGAGTACGTGAACGGTAAGAGATACTACGACACGACCCTACCCCTCGGCCCCGAGCTGGGCGGGCCGCTGTTCTTCTCGCACTACTCGTTTATGGGCCTCGACCCGCACGGCCTCCAGGACGCACACGCCGACTACTGGGCCCAGAACCAGGCCCACACCACCATCAACCGCGCCTACTGCGTGGCCAACCCCAAGCAATACAAGGGCTACGGACCCGACTGCTGGGGCCTCACGGCCTCAGATAGTTACCAGGGCTACGCGGCCCACTCGCCCACCGAGGACCTGGGTGTAATTTCGCCCACAGCGGCGCTCTCGGCCCTGCCCTACGCGCCGGCCGAATCCATGCGGGCCATGCGGCATTTTTACGAAGACCTGGGCGATAAAATCTGGAGTCAATATGGCTTCTACGATGCCTTTAGCGAGCAGCATGACTGGGTGGCCGGCTCGCACCTGGCCATCGACCAGGGGCCCATCGTGGTGATGATAGAAAACGCCCGCTCGGGCCTGCTGTGGAAGCTGTTTATGGGCTCACCGGAGGCGCAGCGCGGGCTGAAAAAGCTGGGGTTTGAGAGCCCGCATTTGAAGGGTAAGTAG
- a CDS encoding carbohydrate-binding protein SusD has protein sequence MKPTPYSFVRRAGTAALALSLALASGCKQFLDVAPQGQLSTAAIQSDPAAAQKLVDGVYNVLYLGGFGADINGFQYIILTDIASDDADKGSTPTDYLDAATIDNFTATSTNSNVNNCWNGYFQGVSRANQALDKIPLSPADATTKNRQLGEVRFLRGYFYFNLVRLFGPVPLITSVPAASDANNPALQVRAPVADVYTAIINDLQFAADNLPVKGGTDVGRANKQAAQAMLAKVYLYQKNYQKAYDLTSAVIASNAYSLYPTYADIWRTVGNNNSESVFEVQTGINASCNNEAVQLYAVCQGPRAGGKYGWSDLGFGFNTPSASLSNTYEAGDVRRAGTIIFIQPTAPAGQKSTGTVLWDGFRIPSQDSVQGSAYSYKAYHSRTKEPNCGNTDYLPKNIRIMRYAEVLLLHAEAAFQLGKASEATADLTLVRTRAGLAPTPPSLATIWHERRVELALEHDRFFDLVRQESVQPGTIVPAMALHGKTFVKGKNEVFPIPQPQIDLSGGVLTQNPGY, from the coding sequence ATGAAACCTACCCCTTATTCATTCGTTCGCCGGGCCGGCACGGCTGCCCTGGCGCTGTCGCTGGCCCTGGCCAGCGGCTGCAAGCAGTTTCTGGATGTGGCTCCGCAGGGCCAGCTCAGCACCGCCGCCATCCAGAGCGACCCCGCCGCCGCCCAGAAGCTGGTCGATGGTGTGTACAACGTGCTCTACCTCGGCGGTTTTGGAGCCGATATCAATGGCTTTCAGTACATTATTCTGACTGATATTGCCTCCGACGACGCCGACAAAGGCAGCACGCCCACCGACTACCTCGACGCGGCCACCATCGATAACTTCACGGCCACCTCCACCAACAGCAACGTCAACAACTGCTGGAACGGCTATTTTCAGGGGGTATCCCGCGCCAACCAGGCGCTCGACAAAATTCCGCTGAGCCCGGCCGATGCCACTACCAAAAACCGGCAGCTCGGCGAGGTGCGCTTCCTGCGGGGCTACTTCTACTTCAACCTGGTGCGCCTCTTTGGGCCGGTGCCGCTCATCACGAGCGTGCCCGCCGCCAGCGATGCCAACAACCCCGCCCTGCAAGTCCGCGCCCCGGTGGCCGACGTGTACACGGCCATTATTAACGACCTGCAGTTTGCCGCCGATAACCTGCCCGTGAAGGGCGGCACCGACGTGGGCCGCGCCAACAAGCAGGCCGCCCAGGCTATGCTGGCCAAGGTGTACTTGTATCAGAAAAACTACCAGAAGGCCTACGACCTCACCAGCGCCGTTATCGCCAGCAACGCCTACTCGCTCTACCCCACCTACGCCGACATCTGGCGCACGGTGGGCAACAACAACTCGGAGTCGGTTTTTGAGGTGCAAACGGGCATCAACGCCTCCTGCAACAACGAGGCCGTGCAGCTCTACGCCGTGTGCCAGGGCCCACGCGCCGGCGGCAAATATGGCTGGTCGGACCTGGGCTTTGGCTTCAACACGCCTTCGGCCAGCCTCAGCAACACCTATGAGGCCGGCGATGTGCGCCGGGCGGGCACCATCATCTTCATTCAGCCCACCGCCCCGGCCGGGCAAAAATCGACGGGCACCGTGCTCTGGGACGGCTTTCGCATTCCGAGCCAGGACTCGGTTCAGGGTTCGGCCTACAGCTACAAAGCCTACCACAGCCGCACCAAGGAACCCAACTGCGGCAACACCGACTACCTGCCCAAGAACATTCGCATCATGCGCTATGCCGAGGTGCTGCTGCTGCACGCCGAGGCGGCTTTCCAGCTGGGTAAAGCCAGCGAGGCGACCGCCGACCTCACGCTGGTGCGCACCCGCGCCGGCCTAGCCCCTACCCCCCCCTCGCTGGCCACCATCTGGCACGAGCGCCGCGTGGAGCTGGCCCTGGAGCACGACCGCTTTTTCGACCTCGTGCGCCAGGAAAGCGTGCAGCCCGGCACCATCGTGCCGGCAATGGCCCTGCACGGCAAAACCTTCGTGAAAGGCAAAAACGAAGTATTTCCCATCCCGCAGCCCCAGATTGACCTCAGCGGCGGCGTGCTGACCCAGAACCCCGGCTACTAA